A segment of the Pirellulales bacterium genome:
GCCCAGTTCCTGCAGGGCGCGACATGCCAACGCCAGATCGTCGCCAGCCTGCCGCGGATCGTCGGCCGGATCGAGAACCAACCGTCGAAAGCCGTCGAAGGCATCCTTAAAATTGCCCGCTTCGAGTTGCTTCTTTAGGAGATCGCGCGATGGTCGCCCGACGGTTTGCGATCCGCCCATCGCGGCGATCCAACCGCTTGGAAGCAGGCCGGCCGCGAGCAAAGCGATCGCCAACAAGCGGGCGAAGCTGGTCGGCCGGCGGATGTCGCGTGGCGGATTCATGAATGGCTCGTCGGCCATGAGCGATTTTTCGGTGCCGTCGCCGTGGAAACTCGAACGAAAAGCCATGGCCCCGGGCTCACGCGCGCCGCGTTGTCGAGCTTGCCACGCGCGATCCCAATACGAATCACGCCCGGCCGAGGTTCGTCGGAATCTTTCGGTGCAGGGCGGCGTCGAACGGCCGGCGTGCTGGATTCGGCCGGTGCTAGCGGTTATTGTAAACGCAGTTCGCGTGCGTCCCGCCGGCTCGATCCCGCCTTTTTCCCGAAGGAACCGCCATGCATTTCGCCAGCCTCGCCAAGTTGTTCGCTTCCGTGATCGCGCTTGTCGGCCCCGCCCCGGCCGACCTGCCCAAGGACTTGCAATTGAAGCCGGGAGACCAGATCGTCGCGATCGGCGATTCGATCACGCAAGCCGGCGGCTATCTCATCGACGTCGATCAAGTGTTGGCCGCGGATTATCCCCAGTTGAAAATCCCCAAGATCATCAACGTCGGCATCAGCGGTCAGCATGCCGAACACATGGCCCCGAGGTTCAAGCACGACGTCGTCGATCGCAAGCCGCAGTGGGTGACGATTTCCGTCGGAATCAACGACGTGTGGCATCGGCTGGGCAAGCCCCACGATCCAAAGGTGCTCGAGGAATATACCAAGAACGTCACGAAAATGGTCGATCTGGCGCAGGCGGCCGACATCAAGGTGATTCTGCTTTCGCCGACGATCATCTTCGAGGATCCGAACAACGAAGGCAACACCCGATTGCTGCAATACATCGCGGCGGAAAAGAAAATCGCCGAAGCGAAGAAGTGCGAGTTCGTCGATCTCCACGCGATGTTCGTCAAGGCGCTGACCAAGAAGCCGGCCGATTTCAAAGGCAACTGGCTTACCGCCGATGGAGTGCATATGAAGCCGATGGGCGACGCCATCATGGCCCTCGGAATCCTGCGCGGCGTCGGCGTTCCGGATGCCAAGGTCGAAGCAGCACCGGCGGCGAGCAAGTAGGCGACGATCGATCAAGGTGAGGTGAGACGATGCGAATGTGCTCGGCGTTATCGTTTCCGGTTGTTTTGCTGCTTTGCGGCGCGGCGCGGACCGCCGAGCCGGCCGTCGGCACGGCCGGACTCGGCTTGGTGACAAAGTTTGTCTCAGCCGATTTCTGCGCTCAAGTCCATGTCGCTGTCGCTTGATCTCAGCGGCGATGCAATGCTGACAGGCACGCTCGTGGCCCAAAACGGCAACGCCGCCGAACACGTTCAAAAATTGATCCTCTCCGGTCGCGACATGCTTGCGGAGCTTTACCATCAGAACGGCGCGGCGGCTCTCGCCCAAGCTGGTCCTGGGATTCGCAGCGCTCTTGATGGGTTCATAATGCAATCGTCGCAGGGATTTACCGCGAAGGTTTCGCACGCTGCCGTGTCCCTGTCGCTTCCGTCCCCCAAGAATTTGCCGAATCTAGTCCGGGCCGCAGTTGCGCTCGTTGCAGGACCGGCAAACCCGGCGAAGTAGTCGGAGGCGCCGCACGCGGCTGCCGGCGTGCGCCTGGAAGCGTGCGCTCCGCCGTTTGGTGCCCTTGAGAATCGGTTGCGAAATATGGGATAAAGCGGCTAGAATGGGCTTGCCCGCCGGAAGCGCGCTTGTGGGACTGCTTCCGCCCGCCCCACCTTGATGCCAACGCGATTTCGATGCACCGCGGCTGACTTCCGCCTCGCTGCCGCGCATTTGGAGCGAAACCACCGATGGCCTTCGCGTTTCGGATTTCGCTCTCGCCGCGATCCAAATGGTTCGCGCTCTGCGCGGCTGTCATTCTCGGCTCAGTTTTAGCGGGTCCGGCGTCGCTGTTTGCCGGTGACATTCCGGCCGGCGATTTCTTCGAGGCCAAGATCCGGCCGCTGCTGGCCGCGAATTGCTATCAATGCCATGGCGATAAAAAGCAAGAATCCGACCTACGGCTCGATTCCCGGCAAGCGGCGATGAAGGGTGGTAGCGATGGGGCAGTGATCGTGCCGGGGCAGCCGGAGAAAAGCCTGCTAGTGCAAGCGGTTCGCTACCACGGCGACACGAAGATGCCGCCCAAGAAACCGCTGCCGGCCGATCAGGTCGAGACGCTGGCCACGTGGGTCAAGCTCGGGGCGCCGTGGCCCGATTCGCCGGCCGCCGGAGCGCCTTCGGCAAGCGGCGGCATCGCCGATCCGAAGCATCATTGGGCCTTTCAACCGGTGCGCGAGCCGGCGGCGCCGCGCGTGAAGAATGCGGCTTGGGTGAAGTCGCCCGTCGACGCCTTTGTCTTGGCGAAGCTCGAAGCCAAGGCGATTTCGCCGGCACCGCCAGTCGACCGGCCAACGCTGATCCGCCGGGCGACGTTCGATTTGATCGGCTTGCCGCCGACGCCGGCCGAAGTCGATGCGTTCGTTCACGATGCGACCCCCGATGCGTTTGCCAAAGTTGTCGACCGCCTGCTGGCATCGCCGCATTACGGCGAGCGCTGGGGCCGGTACTGGCTCGACGTGGCCCGATATGCCGACAACAAGGGCTACGTCGGCGACAACAAGAATCGCGAAATTCGCTACGCCTATTTGTATCGCGATTGGATCATCCACGCATTCAACAGCGATTTGCCTTACGATCAGTTTCTCGTCAAGCAAATTGCCGCCGATCGGCTGCCGCACAAAGATAACCTCGATCTGCCCGCGATGGGCTTGCTCACTGTCGGTCGGCGGTTCATCAACGATCGGCAATTGATTATCGACGACCAAATCGACGTGATCTCGCGCGGCATGCTGGGCCTGACGGTGACATGTGCCCGCTGCCACAACCACAAATTCGATCCGATTCCGACCGCCGATTATTATTCGCTCTACGGCGTGCTCAATTCGTCGGAGGAAAAGGAAGTGCCGCTCAAGCCGGGCTCGGCGGAAAAGGCGCTCATCGAAGAAGATCGGCCGCACCCGTCAAACTCGCACATTTTCATTCGTGGCAACTCGGGCAATCAGGGCGCGGAAGTGCCGCGGCAATTCTTGGAAGTGCTTTCCGGCCCCGATCGAAAGCCGTTTCACGACGGCAGCGGCCGGCTCGAACTGGCCCGCAAAATTGCCTCGGCCGACAATCCGCTCACGGCCCGAGTGATGGTCAACCGCGTTTGGCTGCACCATTTCGGGACCGGATTGGTCCGCACGCCGAGCGATTTCGGCGCCCGCAGCGATCCGCCGTCGAATCCCGAATTGCTCGACTATCTCGCCTCGCGGTTCGTGAAACAGGGCTGGTCGATCAAGCGGCTGCATCGAGCGATCATGTTGTCGAGCGTCTATCAGGAATCGAGCAACGGCTCGGCCAAGTCTGAATCGCTCGATCCGGAGAATCGGCTCTTTTCGCATTTCAACCGGCAGCGGCTCGATTTCGAAGCCATGCGCGATGCGCTACTTGCCGCGGGCGGCGAACTGGATGAAAAGATCGGCGGCCCCAGCATCGATCTGCTCAAGGAACCGTTCGTGCGGCGAAGGACCGTGTATAGCTATGTGGACCGCCAGAACTTGCAGGGACTCCTGCGGACATTCGACTTCGCTTCGCCCGATGCCCATAGCCCGATGCGGCACGTTACGACGATCCCGCAGCAAGCGTTGTTCTTGATGAACAGCCCGTTCGTGGTGCAGCAGGCGGAGCGATTGGCGGCCCGGTCGGAAATCGCTTCCGCGAGCGACACGGGGGAGCGGGTGCGGCGGATGTATCGCTTGGTTTACAGCCGAGAGCCGACGGCGGATGAAATCGCGCTGGCCCGGCAATATCTAGCCGCGCCGCCGCCGGGCGGAACTGGCGCGAAACCGCATCCCGACGACAAGCTGACCCCGTGGCAACGCTACGCCCAAGCATTGTTGATGACGAACGAGTTTGTGTACATTGATTGAGTGGAGGCGGACCACAATTTTTCGGACGGTGCGTTATGGCAAACGTTTCCTGCGAGCACATCGAGTTGGACAAAAACGGCGTTGCCCGAATTGCCGGCAGCCGGATCAAGGTGAACCACCTTGTGTTGATCAAGCGAATCGACAATGCGACGCCCGAGCAGATTCAGCAGTCGCTTCCACATCTGACGATGGCGGAAATTCATGCCGCGTTCGCGTACTACTACGATCACCAAGCGGAGATTGAGCGAGATATTACGTTCGCGAACGAGATGCGCGAGCAAGCGGGACCATCACCGATCGCGGCAAAGCTCCGTGCGATGGGCAAATTACCGTGACTTTGCAAATTTACATCGACGAAAATGTCGATGCTGCAATTCCTAATGGGCTCCGGCGTCGAGGTGTAGATGTCTTGACCGTGCAGGACGACGGTAATGCTGGCATGGAGGACACCGACGTTATCAATAGGCCGGGCGAGTTGGGCCGTGTCCTGTTTTCCAACGATTCCGATATGCTCAGGCAGGCGAACCGACGGCAGCGAGGCCTGGAGAATTTTTCTGGTGTGATTTATGCGCACCGGCTTTGGGTTCCAATTGGCCGCTGCGTTGACGATCTGGAACTTATCGCGAACATTTGCGAAACCGAGGAGTGTGCGGGGCGAGTTATTTATCTTCCGAAATAATAAATGCAGTCGGCAAATGCGAGAAGTTCATGGATCCGAAAGCGCGGCCCAATCATCGCGAGTATATCGAAGTGCTGCGGCGGATGACGCCGGGCGAGCGGCTTAAGAAGGCCTGCGAAATGTCCGATTTCGGCCGGCGGCTGTTTCGGGCGGGATTGCGGCAGCGCTTCCCGAATTTGTCGGAAGACGTCTTTCATCGCTTGTATCTTGACCGGCTCGACAAATGTCACAACACGAATTATTAGCCAAAGTGGTAAAAACGCTTGACAATGCGGGCATCCAATACATGGTTACGGGTTCGATGGCGTCGAGTGCTCAAGGCGAGCCGCGGTTCTCGTCGCGCTCGAGAAACAGCATGTTCGTGAGTTGCTGCGGTCTTTTCCTCCGCCGGAATATTATTTAAGCGAAACGGCCGCGATGACGGCGATTGAAAAGCTGCAGATGTTCAACTTGATCGATGTCGCGGGCGGCGAGAAGGTCGATTTCTGGCTGCTTTCCAACGAGCCGTTCGATCAAGCCAGGTTTGCACGCAGGCAATCGGTGGAGGTCGATCAACTCCAGTTTTACGTTTCGAGCCCTGAAGACACGATTCTGGCAAAACTGCGTTGGGCGAAGTTGTGCGGCCGGAGCGAGAAGCAGTTTACGGATGCGCTGGGCGTGTACGAATTGCAGCGGCCGGTGTTGGATTTGTCGTACCTCCATGAGTGGGTCGACCGATTGAATTTGCAAGAACTGTGGGCTCGCATCCAAAACGAAGCAGGCCCGACCGATTTACCGGATTGATTTCACCGAGTTGAATTTTGCTGAGAAAGGCCTTCGCCATGAACACCGAACCGCATATTAATCCGCCGGGTCTTTCGCGCCGCGATATGCTCTGCCGTTGCGGGGCCGGTTTCGGTGCGATCGCGCTCGTGGACCTGTTGGGCCAGACCGGGTTTTTTGCGTCTGCGGCACAGGCGGCCCAGGGCAACCAGGCAATCATTCCGATCAATCCGCTGTTGGCCCGGCCCTCGCCGCTGCCGGCCAAGGCGAAGCGGGTCATCCATTTGTTTCTCAACGGCGGGCCGTCGCATGTCGACACCTTCGATCCCAAGCCGTCGCTTGCCAAATATGCCGGCAAGAATTTGCCGATGAGCAATTTGCCCACCGAGCGGAAAACCGGCGCCGCGTTGCCGTCGCCCTATAAGTTCAAGAAATACGGTCAAAGCGGCATCGAAGTCAGCGAAATTTTCCCGCACGTCGGCAGTTGCATCGACGATATTTGCGTCATCCGCTCGATGCATGCGGATGTGCCGAATCACGAGCCATCGCTGGCGCTCATGAATTGCGGCGAAGGCCGGCAGATTCGCCCCAGTTTCGGCTCCTGGCTCACCTACGGCTTGGGCACGGAGAACCAAAACCTGCCGGCGTTCATCGCCATGTGCCCCGGCGGTTATCCGATTCAAGAATCGCAAAACTGGCAGGCCGGCTTCTTGCCCGGCATCTATCAAGGCACGTACATCGACAGCCAATTCACCGACATTG
Coding sequences within it:
- a CDS encoding SGNH/GDSL hydrolase family protein, with the protein product MHFASLAKLFASVIALVGPAPADLPKDLQLKPGDQIVAIGDSITQAGGYLIDVDQVLAADYPQLKIPKIINVGISGQHAEHMAPRFKHDVVDRKPQWVTISVGINDVWHRLGKPHDPKVLEEYTKNVTKMVDLAQAADIKVILLSPTIIFEDPNNEGNTRLLQYIAAEKKIAEAKKCEFVDLHAMFVKALTKKPADFKGNWLTADGVHMKPMGDAIMALGILRGVGVPDAKVEAAPAASK
- a CDS encoding DUF433 domain-containing protein, translated to MANVSCEHIELDKNGVARIAGSRIKVNHLVLIKRIDNATPEQIQQSLPHLTMAEIHAAFAYYYDHQAEIERDITFANEMREQAGPSPIAAKLRAMGKLP
- a CDS encoding DUF5615 family PIN-like protein; its protein translation is MTLQIYIDENVDAAIPNGLRRRGVDVLTVQDDGNAGMEDTDVINRPGELGRVLFSNDSDMLRQANRRQRGLENFSGVIYAHRLWVPIGRCVDDLELIANICETEECAGRVIYLPK
- a CDS encoding PSD1 and planctomycete cytochrome C domain-containing protein translates to MAFAFRISLSPRSKWFALCAAVILGSVLAGPASLFAGDIPAGDFFEAKIRPLLAANCYQCHGDKKQESDLRLDSRQAAMKGGSDGAVIVPGQPEKSLLVQAVRYHGDTKMPPKKPLPADQVETLATWVKLGAPWPDSPAAGAPSASGGIADPKHHWAFQPVREPAAPRVKNAAWVKSPVDAFVLAKLEAKAISPAPPVDRPTLIRRATFDLIGLPPTPAEVDAFVHDATPDAFAKVVDRLLASPHYGERWGRYWLDVARYADNKGYVGDNKNREIRYAYLYRDWIIHAFNSDLPYDQFLVKQIAADRLPHKDNLDLPAMGLLTVGRRFINDRQLIIDDQIDVISRGMLGLTVTCARCHNHKFDPIPTADYYSLYGVLNSSEEKEVPLKPGSAEKALIEEDRPHPSNSHIFIRGNSGNQGAEVPRQFLEVLSGPDRKPFHDGSGRLELARKIASADNPLTARVMVNRVWLHHFGTGLVRTPSDFGARSDPPSNPELLDYLASRFVKQGWSIKRLHRAIMLSSVYQESSNGSAKSESLDPENRLFSHFNRQRLDFEAMRDALLAAGGELDEKIGGPSIDLLKEPFVRRRTVYSYVDRQNLQGLLRTFDFASPDAHSPMRHVTTIPQQALFLMNSPFVVQQAERLAARSEIASASDTGERVRRMYRLVYSREPTADEIALARQYLAAPPPGGTGAKPHPDDKLTPWQRYAQALLMTNEFVYID